The stretch of DNA AACAGAAAACAGCACTTATTCGATGGCACATTTGAACAATAGATGAAATCATACAAAAATATTCTCACAAAAAAAATACGGTGGTTTATATCTACAATATGCATagatgttttcaaaaaatctcaaaGAGATGCATTCAAAAAATCAAATAACAACGAGCAATATAAAAGTGAAGAATGTtagaaaatatctataaaaaaaataataatctaactaattactaaaatcaactttaataataaattttaatttagtagtcattttcaagaaaatttataagttaggtatgaaattattgaaataatttataagtAACTTATTTCCTTTACTGCTACGTAAATTAAACAAAAGTCGCTCAATTATTTCTCAAAAATCcctaattaaaaacattaattggtttaatttcacactatataGCTTTACTTACATTATTGATTTCTCGTGCAAAGCTAAAATGTTACAATAGTGGATCTAGAAAGATTGTTTTAAGTAAAGCAgttctgaatttgaaaaaaaaaaaataataataattttgcatgAAATTACTCAAGGTGATTgaagggcctcgggttcgatccccgctgtgAAATAAATGTATAGCTTCTGTTTAAAGAACAGTAACTTTTCATGCTTTGTGTTTAAAACATAGATCAGATGAAGTGCTTTAGTTAGGCAGAAATATTTGTGGGAGCACTTACGTAAAGAGTTAATACTACTAGGCTTTTTGAAGGTGTAAAAATACTTCTTGACACATTTAGAGGAGTGAACTTAATTTGGAGGAGCGAAACATACGTAAACAATCAAAATCATATCAGTGAGCAACGTCATGAAAAACTAGGCTTCTAACCAGCAGTGATGCtctcatcaatttttctgtgGGTATGCTCCCAGttatccattatgcacaatatgtgtatacGATTATAAGGCGTTCAAAAGGAATTGCTTTATTATTTGTTAAGaaatacaaagaaataaaattatttgtaggAAAATGTGattaacataaatatatttttttgcattaggaaaatttaaaaatacgatgataaaacttgattttaaatgaaaatttttgaagcttgagggtatacgctatgtgtctaaaaaatgtttgagagtatacggcgtatatgaagtataccctatgggaacatcactgctaaccaggaaaccatacgacagtgtaataatgaaaaaaattaactaaatagcaattgaaagagcatagtaaaacatgttccTGGACGTGTAAATTCTTTGCCCTCGTATCCCCGTTATCAAaataaggtcttaaagtctgctgaaatttcaaaaaacgtCGCCAAATTTACGAGTTTCGGTGATTAATGGAAGATATTTTTCACATGCTTTGCAGATGGATATGCCACATGCAGGCGGCGGAATCGGGTACCTTCAATTTCTGACCAAGTCTTAAAATTTggagcttttcttaaaatttcggcacaTATTAAGACCATATATCTCGATAACAGGGGTATGAtggcaaaaacagttttttttttttttaaataaaaaatgtttcaatatgttTCTGATTGATGCCTATTCAAACTAcctatttaaactattttttttattacactatTCGTGTGGTTGCCTGCTTAAAGTAGAAGTGCAGATGGCAGGGAAAGAAGTGcgctattttgattttttctctctttatttgagtttttgaatgattaatactctgaatttgaaaaaaaaataatcaaatgcaataaattaaaaatttcaatttcttcattctctgcaattttaattttttaatttgaaatgcaATTCCTGAAAACACAATGGACCCAAGTTTTGAGCCgtattttcgatttttaatgaGTGAAATAGCTTGTAGagacttttaaaatatatttgcgcGCAAGTCTCTATAAGTAGAAGTATTAGCACAACCAGAATTTTCTTACCATACAAATTAGTAATTCACTTACATTAAAtaatatatctgtacctcagagctagaaGGATATAAGTCACactatggtaattttacaggagagaagaaaaactttttttctggcacATGCAAAGGAAAGGATGCACCATCTTTTAATCCacgcaaaaaattgaaaaggattttttaaaaagaattgcgttcacatggctcgatgcggaataagcTTCTACATAATAATGAACTAATAAATAGAGAATCGCCATTTtcggacttacgtcagtctggctctgagttaCAGATATTAGGATcggcaatatgtgttaaaactaAAGGTTCTAGCGGTCGTCCTCTCTTCCTGCTCCCCTGAGCTGAAGTTATTATAATCTTATTAGTCGCATGATTAATGTGGATAAGATCACGGCATTGTGAATAAAAGAGCAgcacattttctcttttttgacaGCATTGTCTGCAAGCATTCCTAAAACATCCAACTTCTAAACAATTACACTAATTTCAAGAacgatttaaataataaaagaaagaagaaagatttaaataataaaatatatgcaATCACTTGTAAAGCATAAGATGGcaactaaaaacaaaataatgtaatTAACTCAGAAGCACTGTATAACTGCTTCGCTATGTATTAGAACATAACAATATCTTACGTTACTTAAAACTGGAAATTTATTCGTATGAACTAGGATTGAAGATGAGTTGAAACATAAATAGTTGATGAAAAACTATATTGTCATTCTGAAATGCGCAGCATATTTCTTTGGCATTTGTGGCGAATGTATGGTATCACTCACTTTTTGCATGCTTGCCATTCTTTCAAAAGATGAATTCAACCAGATTTAAGATTCGTGGAAATGAACTTTTTAGCAATTTTTGTCAGCTGAAGATCTTTTTTGTCTGCCATGTCTAATCTCCATCGGAATAAGTCATTAAACAAAGATCGTGGTGTTTCATATTGAACCACATACAGAAAAACGAATCGCATTAAAGAGTTACACACCCAGTCAATCCAATTCATGGATACAGGACAAGGGACATCCACTAACTCATGAATAAATATTGCCATAGATTCCCAAGTAAGAAGAATATCAATCATGCTCAACGCAGTGACTACGTTCTTGGCCATGCTTACAGAGGAAGGATCAGCAACCTTCACTCGTGATCTGTACTCCTTTTCCAGTAAGCTTTTGCAAGCCGTTAGCACCTGATCATAAGTACCATCACACAGATTGTACCTGTCTTCGATTCCCAACAGGTATCCGATGACTCTCCAGAAGTGGATAAGGGAATCATATTCTTCATCAGTACATCCATGGAGCCCAACTTTCGACCTGAACATGACCATGGGGCCCACGAAAGCCCACTGCGTCACAGCCATGTCCCACTGCGAAACGTAGACAACACCATCATTCCTTTCAGCCATTCTTTTGGCGACTCGGGCATGCATGGCACGGACAGTAGCCAGAGATTTGTGAGCGGGGTCATTGACGTCCCACACATCACCTTCGTACCATTTCTGGGTATGTCGGATGGTGAGGAGATATCTGTGGAAGAGGGATGTTTTGCTTTCTGATTCACCTGTTGACCTTAGAGTCTTGATGTTCTTCGTAAAATAAAAGGACAGCAATAGACCGCAAAGATGACTGAAATTCACGCTGTAAAAAAAGGGGGCATTTATAAGTAAACAGATTGTAAATcatcaataaaactattttaaatagtaaaatctAAAaccaaaaaggtatttttggcaATTTCTATCAGTATTAAGTAAACAGCACACATGGCGCAGCATTGCCTATTGCCTCTATTAAGGCTATTGTGCCAAAAAACCCAATAGAACCAAACAGCAACTGTACACAACTTTTCACTGTTACAATATGcattcattaatataattttactttaatagcaccttaaaaaaagaaatagtgcgAAAGCAATCCTTAATGCATAAACTAcactattttatatttctaatagaGATACTTAAGTTTTACAGTTTGAAGTATTGGAGCATTGTAaactttcaaaatcatttttagttgGATGAAATaggaattaatttaaataattagatCAACAACGTAGCGTTTAGAAATAAGTTTCGAGATGGTTATAATTCTGAGAAATGTAATTTGGAAATAAAATACAGCATATctatagaaagaaaaataatacatactacccaagaatttttattattttgcagaCTCAACCGTATTATTTTGTTATAGAATACGAaatgaatcacaataaaattttgTACAGTGCAACTGCTTTCTGAGAATAGGTTTTGGTTCTTgaacacaaaaaacaaaaattttgctgaaaacacTTTGACAACCTAAAACCGAAGGTCGAACGaactttaaaagaaagaaaacagtcaagttcaatggggtggtttccttcagtcaaaagtacttttagtcattgaaatggatagaataagcaaaaaaaaaatacatggacccagaaaatactttcattttcccaacagttttttcaaatgaattttttaaaatgttcgattttttaaacaaggcgtggtctttatgacgacacaaatgatgcaatttgtggcgcatctttcaaccgcatttccacgttatgacaaccaagcagcgaattaaaattgcgctctacgcttactatcaaccatatcgttgccaatacacgtgagcaaagatgcgaattaaatattttgttctgtgaatggcaacattgaatggcatttcatcatttgtgatgtcacacgagagaagtgtaaacaatgaaagcgtggccgtggtagcctgatcggtaaggcattggactcgggaccggagggtctcgggttcgatcctcactggtcgaagacccaccgtcgtcattaatggtgactgggcgacgttaaatatgctcgtgatcacaatgtcctccaagtgaaacgatacctctgggggtgccagactaggaagttattcggctcctggcctggttctaaattgtctctcgatCTGTCCATAGATGACACCatcatctattgtgttgtctttgtgctgtcctgggaaaacaaaatcctggaaacaatgaaagcgcaccgatttaagtattttttttttttaatattaaacttaaataaattatttaaaaaatagtcagtttctatgtttttaagcatgctctttcagaaaaaaatacttttaaaattttcgaaacgaccccattcagttATTTCGATTTTAGCCAACATTTTATCGTACAACACTTAATTAAGTTctaactcagttaaaaaataagaaaggtgAACTTCCAACGGATTTAGGAGCTGGTTTAGAGTATTTATTTGTGTCTTAGTCTAGAAATATTCATAGTATGCAGTGAATTCTTTATATCCCACtcactttaatttgaatattttttcgctTTAATCTTCATTTAgactttttatttcaatcaatttttcacaaaaataatcgagcctccccctccccaaaaaaaagatTCGATTAATATATACTACAAAATAGTCCTTAATGGAAAATTTTCCAcgaaaatcaagaaaattaaaatattctaagCAAATGTTTTGAGTTGATTACAATCAAAATGACTGTCTTTTACTGTGGCAATGGTTTAACATCAATACAACAACATTGTAATTCACAAGGAAGTTAGTACGATAAAGATCCGAACAAGATTATAAATTGCAGCATCACATTTTAATTGCAACATCTTAAACGTGTGCTGTCGACATCTTGTATCAATGTGTATTGGATACCTGCTCTTGACCTTTCCTTTCGCCTTCAATAACAGCGTTTAATGACCTCTACCATCGAGGAAAAGAATACCTGTTTTCTGACCTTAGCATTTTTCCTAACGTCCTTCGGTGTATAAGGTTAATCACAGTTCCAGTGTGGTAACATGTCGAAATTTTGTGGTGTCTGTCATTTTATATTTTGGTTCATTCAATCCCTGAGTACGACTATAGGGTAACATTCGACTCTCTGTTCTGGTTTTaggaattacattaaaataaccCCGGggttttgaagcaaatttttaaaatacaatcatGCAATTAGGTTAATGTTACATACGCGTGCAtgaaaattgatttattaataCTTAATACATTTCAATGTGTTTCGTGTTTAGGGTGCGGTGCACATTTCAACGGTAAACAACTCCTTCCTATGTCGAGAACTTTGGTCCTCACCTTCCAATCAACTTGCTCCAGAATCGAACACAGAATGCGTCCTCTACACTAGGGGTGTACCAATCAAACGCCGATAATCGTTAATCGGAAATAATTAGCCAGTTTGcagattattttttaatctgtCAATTTTCACCGATTAATcgagcgatttttttaaaacttaaaattacttttgtttagtaaacataaacaacgtcaaaaaagcacaaatttgcagattactgcgtacacgtgtttcggcgtttcaggaaacgcctttctcaatgcaaaaaaaaaaaaaaaaaaaaaaaaaaaaaaaaaaaacagagcttatggatgaaaagacatccgacaaaagatggctattcatccataagctctttactttttgcattgaaaaaggcgtttccttaaacgccgaaacacgtgtatgcaataatctgcaaatttgtgcttttttgacgttgtttatgtttactttactgttcagcataaaggtatttatttatcttacttttgTTTGCCCGAAACTATTAATTATGCTGATGAATGAGTTcacaagcaataaataaataaattttggccTTTTGATTGAGAAAATAGTGAATACTGGAGGAACTCCTGTCAAAGGTCCAGTTAACTCTAGGGTTCCATAGAACCAGGTTGAGGAATACTGCACTATACCATTAATAACATAGAATGGGAGGAACTTTTGttagttttcgaaattttttgcgTCAAGATACAAGTAGGCtatatagaaaaaagaaaaaaaatcattcaaaaaatttcctgctGTTGCTTATGGAGAACAAGAAGCAAAAATTCAACACTGAAAAATTGTTTATTGCCATTTTTGCAAGTACAGCATTATGGAAATTTCATTGCAacatgaatggggtcgtttccaaaattttaaaagtatttttttctgaaagagcatgtttaaaaacataggatctgaccatttttttaaataatttatttaagtttaatatttttaaaaaattacttaaagcgGTGCGcttcaattgtttacatttttgtcgtgtgacatcacaaatgatgaaatgccattcaatgttgccat from Uloborus diversus isolate 005 chromosome 5, Udiv.v.3.1, whole genome shotgun sequence encodes:
- the LOC129222067 gene encoding uncharacterized protein LOC129222067, which produces MESDAKDLPACKRLEELRDGDYVVTPGGDISTMKKPDWYDAKKFNKAKEVYREYFACVNFSHLCGLLLSFYFTKNIKTLRSTGESESKTSLFHRYLLTIRHTQKWYEGDVWDVNDPAHKSLATVRAMHARVAKRMAERNDGVVYVSQWDMAVTQWAFVGPMVMFRSKVGLHGCTDEEYDSLIHFWRVIGYLLGIEDRYNLCDGTYDQVLTACKSLLEKEYRSRVKVADPSSVSMAKNVVTALSMIDILLTWESMAIFIHELVDVPCPVSMNWIDWVCNSLMRFVFLYVVQYETPRSLFNDLFRWRLDMADKKDLQLTKIAKKFISTNLKSG